In the Sus scrofa isolate TJ Tabasco breed Duroc chromosome 7, Sscrofa11.1, whole genome shotgun sequence genome, one interval contains:
- the MRPS18B gene encoding 28S ribosomal protein S18b, mitochondrial has product MAASILNVLLRRLPGVSPFRGAYGVQVLLQTLCTKAPPEDDSLPQVPISPYKDEPWKYLDSEEYQNRYGSRPVWADYRRNHKGGIPPQRTRKMCIRGNKVAGNPCPICRDQKLHVDFRNVKLLEQFVCAHTGIIFHAPYTGVCMKQHKKLTQAIQKARDHGLLRYHIPQVEPRDLDFSTTHGAVSSTPPAPTLVSGDPWYPWYSWKQPPERELSRLRRLYQGRLREESGPPPELMPEVPLTAPAEASSTEPGAPQSAL; this is encoded by the exons ATGGCTGCCTCCATATTGAACGTGTTGCTGAGGCGCCTTCCTGGCGTTTCGCCCTTCAGAGGTGCCTACGGAGTTCAG GTTCTCCTCCAGACTCTTTGCACCAAAGCTCCCCCTGAGGATGATTCTTTGCCCCAGGTTCCCATTTCCCCTTATAAAGATGAACCCTGGAAATATCTGGACTCAGAAG AATACCAGAACCGCTATGGTTCTCGCCCTGTCTGGGCTGACTACCGTCGCAACCACAAAGGTGGAATACCCCCACAGCGGACTCGAAAGATGTGTATT CGGGGAAATAAAGTTGCTGGGAATCCCTGCCCCATCTGCCGGGATCAGAAGTTGCACGTCGACTTTAGG AACGTGAAGCTCTTGGAGCAGTTTGTCTGCGCCCACACGGGTATCATCTTCCATGCCCCGTACACAG GGGTCTGTATGAAGCAACACAAGAAGTTGACCCAGGCCATCCAGAAAGCCAGGGATCATG GTCTTCTCAGGTACCACATTCCCCAGGTTGAACCCCGGGACCTTGACTTCAGTACCACTCATGGAGCTGTGAGTTCTACTCCGCCAGCCCCCACTCTGGTTTCAGGTGACCCCTGGTACCCATGGTACAGCTGGAAACAGCCACCAGAGAGAGAGCTGTCCCGCCTTCGCCGGCTCTATCAGGGCCGTCTTCGAGAAGAAAGTGGCCCTCCACCTGAGTTAATGCCCGAGGTGCCCCTTACAGCCCCAGCTGAAGCCTCCTCCACTGAGCCTGGGGCCCCGCAAAGTGCTCTGTAG